AGCCGGAAGTCGAATTGCAAGTAACCCGGTGGTGGACTTCAAAACAGAGTCTCCGCGTTTCTGTTTTACTCAGCTATTTCCTCATTTCGTGACTGTTAGTGATAGTGCTTAGACCTGCTGGGGATTGCGTGCTACAGGGGGTAAAAAATGATGCTAAGTCGCCTTGCACGTATTATAGGTCACGTTCGCTATTTCACCGAATCACACAATAAGAACGACTAATAGTGTTATCCAAGCTATTCTCTCGAATCTTGTCTCTCGAATCTTGTCTCCCACAGGCCCTCTCGGTCGTCATCCTTGTATCCCAGTCTATCTGCGTGAGTTGGGGCACGCAATTCCTGGTAATTTACGCTTTCACCGGCAGACGAGTCGCTATCATGGCTTCACGCGCGAATTGCCTAAGCATGATGCTGGCACCACAGTTCCGGAAACCACTACTTTATATCATCGGGTCACTGTTCACAGCTCATTGGTGATGCCCGCGTGAAAAAACTAAATTGATTATTCTCACGACTCTTTATCTAACTAGTTAGCTTAGTATGAGATAATATAAATTGATAAACTTCACCGCTAGTTGTCAAACACCGCTGTCAAGTGTCCCCTGCTCTATATATCCCCATGCAGCTGTGATAGGAAGCAGGAAGTCTCTGCTTGTGCTCAAGCGATAATTGGTTGTTGACTTTCGCGTCTACGATAGTTTTTGATCTCGTTGCCTTACACTTTTCAAGTACGACTAAAAGTTGGAGTATGGATAGAATTTTTGGGTCCAATATCTTCCTACCTTTTCCTTACCCCATCCATGTAAGGGCTGCCAAAAACTACACGTGTGGGGTCCTCAACCGTTCACAACATGTCACTAACCTGCCGGTGTAAATCTTCCGGCCTCTAAACTCATCGCACTTCTCTAGGGTACGGCTTCCTGCCCCAGACAACGAACGTAGGCTGGTATGAGTGAATACGCATATCGCAGAGATCGCGCCGAACGTTGACGAGGCACACCTAGTCGTCCATCAATCAGCGCCCGCAATGTAATGTCATGCGTTGTGTCAGGAAGCACTTGCTCACCTCGATTTCGGCAGCCGAGCGATTAAACCCGTGATGAAGCAAGTGGTAAGAGAAAGCAGATAGTCCTTGGAGAATATTGGCACCCCATAACAGCCCAATTTGCTTTAGGAAACGGTTCTTGGGCCAAGGACCAAGCGGCACTTTGTAGACGCGCTGTTGAACGTCGACGAAGCCAACCCGCTCATATACTTCTTTGAGAGTAGCACCTATGAGCGCCGGGCGATTGAGCTTGTCCGAGGCAAGTATTAGGTCGCTGATCCAGGAGACAAGCGGCCCAGATGGATCCAGAGTACCGTCATCACAGCTGATATTGCAATCGACTTCCTGCGACTCAAACCAACCGCCGGGTTCGAGTTCCTCAAAGGCCTGGGCAGCAATCTGAGTCTCAAAGTTGGACCAGCAGCCGGCTGTGGTACGCGTGTGGATAAAATCGAACTTCTGCGGGAAATCCCATCGATCCGTCCTATATTTTTGGGATGTCACGATTCCTAGTCAGGTTCGAACGGCACAACTCATAACAGGAACAAAACGAAAATGTGCTGTTTTCTAAGCAATCGCCCATATATCAAGAACTTACGCGTCTTCAATGTAAAATCGGACATTGGGGGGAACATGATTGGTTGTATAGGTGATAGATCTGTGGCAATAACTGTTGACTTAGGAAAATCATCCGCCATTTCGATGGCCCAGTCGCCAATACCGGTGGCGAGATCGAGAATGAAGCGGGGAGGGTCTGAAGTTGAGATGGGGGTAAAGAAAAGCTTCCCGTCTATGAGTCGTTTCATGATCGGGCCCTGAAACGCTAAGCGTTCTTGTTCTAGCTCGTCGTTGGGAAAAGCGTATGCTGTAGGTTTGGCTCGGGCTTTAGTGTGGCTAGTCGACGTTACATATACGGAGGCGGCATTTACACCCGGCTCGAAAGGCGTGATATGTGCGGCCAAATAACTCGGGGTAGTTTTGGATGCTGTCAGAGAGGGATATGTCTGATATTGATGCAATATCGCTCCTGCGTAAAGGGAACTTATTAGTCTCCTTGAATGCGCTACTGCTGCTtttgtggaagatggaagaagcctACATCTCGTCTGACTGCAATCATGCAATATATGCCCTGGTGTTAGTAGGGATCGTGTGCTGGCAAAATTCTCTGTAAATTCGGAGACCTACATCTACTTCGAATCTCAATGTTGACGACTCGAAAGTGAACTCGAAATCTTGCAGATCTTGGATTCCAGCCTTGGGCgcatcctcaccctcagCGGTGGCGCCAGGGTCACGTACTGCGTCTGGCATGTCCGGCTAATAAATCCAATGACGTACTGGGATTTTGGCTTTCAAACCGTCAATTTCTCACATCGGAGAGCACGTAAATCAACGGGACCCGCCAATGAGAGAAAATAAAGGGAAAAAGAAGGTCGCGCGAGGGCCTTGGCTTGTCCCGTGATGTAGTTCCCTTAATAAACTACCTGGGTGCCTTGGTAGCCAAGTTGAAGATAGGTACGTCACTAATTTAAAAGCGATAACATAACAGCTCCCTGGGATTATAATGTTGGGGCATCGAATGACAGGGGTTAATACTGATTTTGGTACCACGACCAGGGTCCAGGGCTGATGTGCTCAGAGCAAGGCCAACCTGCAGAGACGGCAAGTAATTTAAGGGAATGGCCCCCCCCTGTGACCTCCGGCAAGGTGGCCTTTAGCAAATAAGGCATCCCAGCGTAATGCCTTGGTAGAGTGGGGTTGaaattgccaatgccaatctGCTGTTGCCAGGCACAATATCGTTGGCCCTTAACCTTGACACGAATGCAGACCTGCGCCAAATGAGCAGACCTATACAGAGTACAGGTACATAGTTGCATGCCTAGGCACCTAGGATAGTGTTTGCTTCCCACCAGCTGTTATCGTACTGTGTTTGTGTACGTGCATTCATTCTGGTCGATTTTCTGAACTGTTTGCAACAAGCCTAACCAAGCACCCCTAGGGCAGATGTGGAGATGGGCGGTGAGAAGCCTCCCGACGCCTCTGGCGGTCAGACAGGACCAGTGGGTAACCTGTCGAAACCCCCGACATTACTGGCAACAAACGAAGTACGTAGCCTCACGCAAACCAAGTCCTTGGCGTTCCCGACCGCTTGGCACAAACGATATGGGCGCACATACGGACTTCATGTACAGAGAACCCAATGGCGCCGGCCAATGGTTGGAATCTGTCGTGATTTGGCGACGCTATTCTCTGTTTTGGCTTCTGGATCCCTCGgcaattgcattgcattgggACCATGCTTCCAATATTAAACCCCAATCTCCCCTTTCCTCCGGCGTTTGTGGCTCTTTGTCTCCCGATTTGCATTCTTCTTGTACCACTCTTTGCTATTTGCCGAAGCCTTTGGGCATGCTATTGGTCAACTTCACCACAGCAGTTCATCCTTGTGCGTTTCCACAGTACCTACCTAATTGGGGTCAGTGTACATGGCGATGGAAATGTCTGCAATTATTGACCGTATTCATCATTGTCTGTTCTGATGTCACTTAAAAGGGGAGGTGATTTTAGAAAAGTAGGGATGTGTGTATACAATTTCATATCTCCTTCCGCCAAACCTACCAGGTTACTTCCGCCTTAACCACTTACTACCTCTGACATCGCAGTGATCTCCTCGCCAGCTGCTGCCCCTTTCAGACACCTAAGCATGTATTTTGTTGGTGCAAATCCAGATATGCACTTCAACCATATAAACCAGAATTATGCAAATTGAACCAGTTCAATATTAGGTTAGATCGCGTAGTAAGTTAATTACACTTTTGAGATAATTCTTGGCTTCCTGGTTTGACCAGAAAGCATGGTCGTGCTGCAACTGCTCTTGCGAGTTCAACAGCGAACGACCCCCGTTCATTTCAACCTCCCCGATGACTGA
Above is a window of Pochonia chlamydosporia 170 chromosome Unknown PCv3seq00022, whole genome shotgun sequence DNA encoding:
- a CDS encoding methyltransferase (similar to Metarhizium acridum CQMa 102 XP_007814670.1), producing the protein MPDAVRDPGATAEGEDAPKAGIQDLQDFEFTFESSTLRFEVDSDEMSDIASISDISLSDSIQNYPELFGRTYHAFRAGSYAFPNDELEQERLAFQGPIMKRLIDGKLFFTPISTSDPPRFILDLATGIGDWAIEMADDFPKSTVIATDLSPIQPIMFPPMSDFTLKTRIVTSQKYRTDRWDFPQKFDFIHTRTTAGCWSNFETQIAAQAFEELEPGGWFESQEVDCNISCDDGTLDPSGPLVSWISDLILASDKLNRPALIGATLKEVYERVGFVDVQQRVYKVPLGPWPKNRFLKQIGLLWGANILQGLSAFSYHLLHHGFNRSAAEIEVCLVNVRRDLCDMRIHSYQPTFVVWGRKPYPREVR